Below is a genomic region from Nocardioides panacis.
CGCCGCGACGCCGTCCAGCGGCTGCGAGCTCGAGCCCGGCGACGAGGTCCAGCTGGGCATCTCGCACCCCTGCACCACCTTCGACAAGTGGCGCTGGATACCCGTCGTTGACGACGACGACCGGATCGTCGACGTGCTGCGCACGTTTTTCTAAAGGACGCCCTCGCGCAACGTCAGCGGGTCGCCTGGCGCACCCGCTGACGTTGCGCGCCGAGTCCCTCGATGCTGAGCTCGACCACGTCGCCCTCCTGCAGGTACTGGGGCGGGTTCATGCCCATGCCCACACCGGGCGGAGTGCCGGTGTTGATGAGGTCGCCGGGCTCAAGCACCATGAACTGGCTCAGGTAGCGCACCACCTCGAGCACGGGGAAGATCATCGACTCGGTCGAGCCTTCCTGGCGCGTCCGGCCGTTGACTGCCAGGGTCAGCCCGAGCCGCTGCGGCTCGAGCACCTCGTCAGGCGTCACCAGCCAGGGACCGAGCGGGTTGAACGTCTCGCAGGACTTGCCCTTGACCCACTGGCCGCCCCGCTCGAGCTGGAAGTGCCGCTCCGACACGTCGTGCGAGACGCAGTAGCCGGCGATGATGTCGGCCGCGTCCTGCTCGCTTGCGAGGTACCGGCCGGTGCCGCCGATGACGACGCCCAGCTCGACCTCCCAGTCGGTCTTGGTGCCGCCGACGGGGATCAGCACGTCGTCCTCCGGGCCGATGACGGTGCTCGGCGCCTTGAAGAAGACGACCGGCTCTGCTGGCAGCTCCATGCCGGACTCCTGGGCGTGGACCGCGTAGTTCAGGCCGATGCACACGACCTTGCCGGGCCGTGCGACGGGCGCGCCCCAGCGCGGGATCGAAGCCGCGGGATGCCTGGGTAGGTCGTCGCGATCCTCGATGTCGCGGGCCAGGGTCCGTAGACCACCGCTCGCGAGGAAGGCTGCGTCGAAGTCTCCGACCACATCGGTGACGTCGACCACGACGTCGTCGCGCAGCACGCCCGGGCGCTCGTGGCCGACGGGCCCGAACCTGACCAGCTTCACATCTGTTTCCTCTCCTCGTGGGTGCCGGCGTGCTTGCCGGCCGATGTGCCGGCTCAGCCGGCGAAGGTACTGGGCGCCAGGCCCTGAACTCCTGGCCGGCAGCGGAAGACCGAACCGGCCAGAGGCTGCTCGGTCAGCTGCGCGGGGGACAGGCCGTCCCGTGCGGTCGTGACATACAGCTCGGCCAGCCCGTCGCCGCCGAACGTGACGCTCGTGACCAGGTCGACCGGCAACCTGACCTCGCGGTCGAGCTCGCCCCGCGGCGTGTATCGGCGTACGCAGCCGCCACCCCACAGCGCCAACCACAGGTATCCCTCGGCGTCCACCGTGAGGCCGTCAGGCAGCCCGTCGCGAGGCATCAGCTCGACCAGGGTGGTGCGCCCGACGATGGAGCCGTCCGCCGGATCCAGCTCGAGCCGGTCGAGGCTGCCACGGCCGGTGTCGACGTAGTACATCTCCGTGCCGTCCGGCGACCAGGCGATGCCGTTGGAGTTCGTCACGCCGGCCAGCACCTCGCGAACGCTGCCGTCGGCGTCGAACCGGTAGAGCGCAGCCCGTCCGGTCGTCTCGTCGTAGGACAACGTCCCCGCCCAGAAATGGCCGAAGGGGTCGCAGGCGCCGTCGTTGAAGCGCGTCCCAGGACCCTGGCCGGGCGCCGGGACCACGTCGCCCTCCGGCCGCCAGGCGCCGTCGAGCAGCAGGAACCCGCGCTCGACCGCAGCGACCCAGCCGCCGTGCGCACGAGGGGCGACGGCCCCGACCGGAGTCCCCAGGAGGTGCCGCGCGCTGGTCCCGGACACCGGGTCGACCACGTTCACCGCTCCCGCCAGGATGTCGACCCAGACGAGGGTCTTCGTGCCGACGTCCCAGCAGGGCCCTTCGCACAGGTCTCCGGCGCCGTGGACGAGGACGTCGTCCTGGGTCAGCACGCTCACAAGCGGATCACGGCTTTCACCGGGTCCTGCGCGCCGCCGGCCAGCTCCATGAAGATCCTCTGGGAGTCCTCCATGTCGATCGCGGTAGCCCACCCCAGGTCGAGGGATGCCGCCAGGCGAACTGCGTCCGCGAAGTCCTCGGGGCTGTAGGCGAACGACCCCACGACGCGCTTCTCGCCGCGCACCAGGCCGTTGCCGTCGAAGCCGGCCGCAGCCTCGGCGAGACCGAGCCACACGCTGGTCCCGCCCGGGCGCACGTGCTCGACAGCGGAGGCGCGGGTCTGCGCCGACCCGACCGCGTCGACGACGACGTCGTACTCGCCTTCCAGTTCCTCCGCGCAGACAGCGGCCCCCAGCCGGCCGGCGAGCACGAGCCGGAAGCCGGAACGGTCGACGACCGTCACCTCGCCGAGCTGCTCGTGCGCGGCGACCAGCAGGCTCACGAGGCCGATGGCACCGGCCCCGATCACGGCGACCCGCCCGATCCCGCCCTGCTCGACCTGCCGCCAGGCGTGCACGGCGTTGGCCAAGGGCTCGATGAGGGCGGCGGTTTCCCAGGTCATCTCGTCGGGGATGACGTGCACGGCCCCCGCAGGTACGGTGACACGCTCCGCGAAGCCTCCGGCCAGGTGCACGCCCAGCAGCTCGCGACGGCGGCACAGCTCGGGCTTGCCGCGGTGGCACAGGTCGCACTCGCCGCAGCTCAGCAGCGGGTTCACCACGACACGTCGGCCATCCGGTGTCTCGCCGGCGAACTCATGACCCATCACCAGGGGCGGCCGGCGGAAACCGACGCTGCGAAACCCGTGCAGCTCGCTGCCGCAGATGCCGCTGGCCCGGACCGTGACCGGCACCCAGCCGTCACGAGCCCCCGGGGTGGCGACGTCCCGAAGCTCCATGGCTCCTGGGCCGGTGAAGACAAGGGCCCGCATGGTCTGCTGCGCTACGGTCACCGGGCACCCTCTGCCACG
It encodes:
- a CDS encoding fumarylacetoacetate hydrolase family protein; the encoded protein is MKLVRFGPVGHERPGVLRDDVVVDVTDVVGDFDAAFLASGGLRTLARDIEDRDDLPRHPAASIPRWGAPVARPGKVVCIGLNYAVHAQESGMELPAEPVVFFKAPSTVIGPEDDVLIPVGGTKTDWEVELGVVIGGTGRYLASEQDAADIIAGYCVSHDVSERHFQLERGGQWVKGKSCETFNPLGPWLVTPDEVLEPQRLGLTLAVNGRTRQEGSTESMIFPVLEVVRYLSQFMVLEPGDLINTGTPPGVGMGMNPPQYLQEGDVVELSIEGLGAQRQRVRQATR
- a CDS encoding SMP-30/gluconolactonase/LRE family protein codes for the protein MLTQDDVLVHGAGDLCEGPCWDVGTKTLVWVDILAGAVNVVDPVSGTSARHLLGTPVGAVAPRAHGGWVAAVERGFLLLDGAWRPEGDVVPAPGQGPGTRFNDGACDPFGHFWAGTLSYDETTGRAALYRFDADGSVREVLAGVTNSNGIAWSPDGTEMYYVDTGRGSLDRLELDPADGSIVGRTTLVELMPRDGLPDGLTVDAEGYLWLALWGGGCVRRYTPRGELDREVRLPVDLVTSVTFGGDGLAELYVTTARDGLSPAQLTEQPLAGSVFRCRPGVQGLAPSTFAG
- a CDS encoding zinc-dependent alcohol dehydrogenase, with product MTVAQQTMRALVFTGPGAMELRDVATPGARDGWVPVTVRASGICGSELHGFRSVGFRRPPLVMGHEFAGETPDGRRVVVNPLLSCGECDLCHRGKPELCRRRELLGVHLAGGFAERVTVPAGAVHVIPDEMTWETAALIEPLANAVHAWRQVEQGGIGRVAVIGAGAIGLVSLLVAAHEQLGEVTVVDRSGFRLVLAGRLGAAVCAEELEGEYDVVVDAVGSAQTRASAVEHVRPGGTSVWLGLAEAAAGFDGNGLVRGEKRVVGSFAYSPEDFADAVRLAASLDLGWATAIDMEDSQRIFMELAGGAQDPVKAVIRL